Part of the Candidatus Rokuibacteriota bacterium genome, TTCCTACCACGGGCGCCGAGGCCTCCCTCGGCGCCCGTGGTGCGTTCATTGACCCCTTGCAAGGGCCATGAGACGCTGGCCGCGACGTGATGCTGAGGCGCCTGATCCTCTGCAGCCTCCTGGCGGTGCTCGCGAGCGCGTGCGCCACGACGCCCACCAAGCGCGCCCCGCTGCGCGCGGCGACGGACGACGAGAGGCGCATGGTGGGGCAGGCCATCTCGCCGCTCCTCACGACCTCGGGGCTCTGGCGAGGTGCCAGCGACGGCTGCGCCATCGCCCTCGCCGTTCAGGCGGTTCCCGCCATCAACCTCGGCGTGGCGCCCCACCGGCAGTGCCGCTTCGCCCTGGTGGTCACCGAGGGCGCGCTCAAGACGCTGCCGCCCGCCGAGCTGCGGGCCGGGCTGGCGCACGAGATCGGGCATGTGGAATCCGGGCACTTCGCCGCGCGCGCCCAGCGGCGCGCCGCCGAGAAACAGACCCGGAAGGAGATCGATGAGAAAAGCCCGACGCGCAACCCAGCGACCGCCATCCCCGTGATCGGCCCGCTGATCGCGATCGGGATCGTCGCCTTTCAAGGCGTCGCCGAGGCCAAGGCGGATGCCGAGTACCGGAGCTACGACCGCGAGGAGGAGTACGCGGCCGACCGCTACGCCCTCGACTTGCTCGCGCGGCTGCCGGGGAATCCGCCGGCCTGCGTGGGGTTGGTTACGCTGCTCGACCGGCTACAGGAGCAGGGCGGGAGCCGCGTCAAGGACCACCCACTCCCAGCCGAACGTGCCAAAGCGGCTCGGGAGCGCTGCCCCGGGTAGGCCCCGGTCGAGCACCGGCGGACTTCTCAGCGGCAGCTCATCGAGATGGCTTCGATCACGTTCGCGAGCGTCTGGCCGCCCGAGGACTGCGTCGTCAGGAAGCGCCCGTTCACGGTGACCGGAGAGCCGGGGGAACAGGGCGGCGGCGTCAGCGAGAGCACGCGGACGAAGGCGCCGCGCTCCATGACGTCGAAGACCGCCCCCGGCCCTCCCATTGGGCCGCGGGGCAGGAGATTGGTGAGCGTGCCGCGCACGGTCACCATCCGGCCGGCGAAGCGGGTCGGGTTGAGCATGATCTCGAGCGGGGTGATCTCCTCCGCGCGAACCGGCGCCGCCGTGCCGACGAGGGCCAGCAGGAGAAGCGCGGTGGTGAGCCCGCGCAGCCTGAGGGCGTCACTCATGGCTCAGCGCTTCGATGGGGCTCACCCGCGCCGCCCGATCGGCCGGATAGAAGCCGGAGGTGAGTCCGAGGGCCCCCGTGAGCGCCGCCGCCAACAGCGCCGCCTCAGGCGCCACCAGGGTCGGCCATCCCAGGAGGCGCGTGAGCAGATGGGCCGACACCGCTCCGAGGGCGATGCCCGAAGCTCCGCCGGCGAGCGCCAGCGTGGCCGCCTCGACGAGGAACTGGAAGCGGATGTCGCGCCCGCGGGCGCCCACCGCCAGGCGGAGCCCGATCTCCCTTGTGCGTTCGGTGACGGAGACCAGCATCACGTTGGTCACGCCCACCCCGCCGACCAGCAGCGAGACACAGGCAATGGCCGCCAGGAGCCGCCCCATGGTGCGCGAGGCCTCCTCTTGCGCGGCGAGGGCGCCGGGCATGTTGCTGATCCAGAAATCGTCCGGCGAGTCAGGCTGAAGCCCATGGCGCTGGCGAAGCAGCGCGCGCAGCTGGGCCTCGGCCTCGGCGGTGTCCTCGCCCGGGCGGATCTTGACCGAGATGGCGGTGACCGATCGAGCATTGACCGGTCCCGCGCCCAGGATCCGCGTCCGCGCCGTCCGGAGAGGGACCAGCACGATGTCGTCCCAGTCTTGGCCAGCGCCGTCATGCCCCTTGGGACCGAGCACGCCGACCACGGTCACGGGCACTCTCCCGATGCGGATGGTCTCGCCGATCGGATCGGCGTCGCCGAAGAGCTCGTGGGCCACGACCTGCCCGATCAGGACGACCTTGGCCGCGCCGTCCACGTCGTCGGGCGTGATGGCGCGCCCGACCGCCAGCGTCCAGTCCCGGGCCTCGAGGAACTCGGCCGTCACACCCAGTATGTAGGTGGACCAGTTGAGGTTGCCGTAGACGGCCTGGACATTGCCGCGCAGCGAGGGGGCCGCGACTTGGACAGCGTGGATTTCCCGCTCGATGGCGGCGGCGTCGTCCTGGGTGATGGTGAGTCCGGAGCCCAGGCCCAGGCGGAGGCCACCCGAGGTGGCGCCACCCGAGAGGATGATGAGGAGATCGGAGCCCAGGGCCTGGAATTGCTCCGCGATCACGGCCCGCGCCCCGGCGCCGAGGGCCAGCATCGTGATCAAGGCGCCCGTCCCGATCGCGATCCCGAGGAGCGCCAAGCCGCTCCGGAGGCCGTGGACACCGAGGGCGCGCCAGCCCGTGTGGAGATTCTCGACGAGCCTCATCCTATCGAATCGACTCGAGCGTCCGCCGCGCCTCATCGGCCGCGGGGAAGCCCGGTGACTGGAGCGCCCGCTCGAGCTCCCGGCGCGCCTCCTCCTTCTTGCCCTGCTTGGCCAGGACCATGCCCAAGTGATAGTGGACTTCGGGATCATTGGGCACGCCGCCCGCCGCCTGGCCGAGCAGTGCCTCGGCGCGATCGAGGACGCCGCCTTTCTGGTACAGGAGCCAGCCCAAGGTGTCGGCGATGGCGGGGCTCCGCGGCGCCGCCCGATAGGCGCGCTCGGCGAACTCCAGCGCTTCGTCCAACCTAGCCGGGTCTTTGCCGAGGGAGTAGGCGAGGTTGTTGAACGCGACGGTGTTGTTAGGGTCACGGGCGAGAACCTGGCGATAGGCGGCGATCGAGGCGGCGTCATTTCCGGCCTTCTGGTAGATCAGGGCCAAGTCCAACGCCGGCAGCGCCGAGGTGGGATTGGCGTTGGCGGCATCCTCGAGGAGCTTGACGGCGTCTCCGGCGCGCCCGGTGCGGTTGTAGAGGCCTGCCAGGGCCAGGCTCGCGCCGAGGTGAGCGGGCTGGCGCTCCAGCACCTTCTGGTAGGCCTGCGCGGCGCCGGGGCTCTGGCCCACGCGATCGTAGACCGAGCCCAGGAAGAGGTAGGCCTCGGCCGACTCGTTGTGGACCTGGAGGGCGGCCTGGGCGGCCTTGACGGCATCTGCTGGCTGGTTGAGCGCCAGATAGGCTTGGGCTTGGCCCGCCAGCGCGTCAGGGGCGCGGGGCGAGAGCTTGGCCGCGCTCTCGAATTGGACGAGGGCTTCCCGGGCGTTGCCGCGGCTCAGGTGGAGTCGGCCCAACTGGAGCGGCCATATCGGATCCTGAGGCCACTCGGCCGCAGCGGCCTCCAGCTCGCGCTGGGCCAGATCAGGTTGGCGCTTGGCGAAGTAGGCCTGGGCGAGAAAGCCGCGGGCAAGCGGAGCAAGCGGAGTGCCGAGCGAGGCCTGAGCCTTGGCGATGCTTCGATCGATATCGCCCTGGGAGAGGAAGAATTTGGCGATGCGCAGCCGCGTCAGGGCGGCGTTGGGGCTCGTCTTCTCGGCCTGGTCGAAGGCGCGAATCGCGGCCTCGCGCTTGGCTTCGAGCCAGAGCGTCTGGCCGAGCTGAAGGTGGGCGAGGGCCCAGTCCGGCTGGTCCTTGACGATTCCTTCGAGCTCGGCTCGCGACTGGTCCAATTGGCCGCGAACGCGCTTGACCACGGCCAGCCCGAGCCGGGCCCAGAGCGAGCGAGGCGCCCGATCGCTCGCCTTCTGAAGGAGCACCGCCGCTTCATCGACCTTGCCCAGCTCGAGCTTGACGATGCCTTGGAGCAAGAGAGCGGGCTGTAGGTCGGGCTTGCCGGCCAGCACTTCGGCCAGGAGCGGCTCGGCCTCGGCCGGCCGCCCGGTCTCGTGGTACACCGTGGCCAGGAGATACTTGGCATCCGGATCTTGGCCGCGGGACTGCTCCACGCCCTCCCGCGCCTCGGTGACGGCCTGCTCAACGCGCCCTTGGCGGAGGAGCGAGATTGCCAGTCCCCGTCGCGCCTCGGCCAAGCCGGGCGCCTGGGCCAGCGCCTTGCGGAACCAGTCCTCGGCTCGCTTGGGGTCTTTCCGCTCGATGGCCACCAGCCCCAGCCGCATCATGGCGGTGGACCGACTCGGGTCGAGTTTGAGAGCCTCTTCAAGCTCGCGCTCCGCCTCGGGGTAGCTCCGCTTGATCGCCAAGGCGGCTCCAAGCACCTCGTGCCCCACGGCGTCCTTGGGCTGATCCACAATGAAGCGGCGGGCAATCCGTATGGCGGTGTCGGCATCGCCTTTTCGGAGAGCTTCGATGGCCTTTCCGATCGGCGCGGGGGCCGAGGGCTCATCAGGGATGGACGGGGGCGTGCTCGGAGACGAGGAGAGGGGGGCGGCCGCTCCCGGCGCGGCCCAGAGAGCGAGGAGGGTCAGGGCGAGAACGAGACGTCTCATCAGCGGTTGGTCCATCTCCGGTTCCGAGAGTCTACCACGGTGGGGCAGGGAGGACGAGTGGCGTGAACCCCAATTGGGGCAGGCATTTATGGTAAAGTCGAATTCCTTCAGCCGTAGCGGGTCCGGGGGTCAATAGAAGGGCACTCATTAGAAGGCCACTCATTCCGGAGGAGCGGGGCTCCTCCTCCAGTCAGGGGCGCGCGGTGACCACATCGGGCAAGGCGGTGCGAGGAATCCAGGTTCTGGTCTTGATTGCGTTGGCGCTCCTTCTGGGGGTCGGCTGCTCCGAGGCGCCCTCGGTCAAGAAGCAGAAGGCCCTTGAGCGCGGGGAGCGCTACCTCGCCGA contains:
- a CDS encoding M48 family metalloprotease, with the protein product MLRRLILCSLLAVLASACATTPTKRAPLRAATDDERRMVGQAISPLLTTSGLWRGASDGCAIALAVQAVPAINLGVAPHRQCRFALVVTEGALKTLPPAELRAGLAHEIGHVESGHFAARAQRRAAEKQTRKEIDEKSPTRNPATAIPVIGPLIAIGIVAFQGVAEAKADAEYRSYDREEEYAADRYALDLLARLPGNPPACVGLVTLLDRLQEQGGSRVKDHPLPAERAKAARERCPG
- a CDS encoding ABC transporter permease, translating into MRLVENLHTGWRALGVHGLRSGLALLGIAIGTGALITMLALGAGARAVIAEQFQALGSDLLIILSGGATSGGLRLGLGSGLTITQDDAAAIEREIHAVQVAAPSLRGNVQAVYGNLNWSTYILGVTAEFLEARDWTLAVGRAITPDDVDGAAKVVLIGQVVAHELFGDADPIGETIRIGRVPVTVVGVLGPKGHDGAGQDWDDIVLVPLRTARTRILGAGPVNARSVTAISVKIRPGEDTAEAEAQLRALLRQRHGLQPDSPDDFWISNMPGALAAQEEASRTMGRLLAAIACVSLLVGGVGVTNVMLVSVTERTREIGLRLAVGARGRDIRFQFLVEAATLALAGGASGIALGAVSAHLLTRLLGWPTLVAPEAALLAAALTGALGLTSGFYPADRAARVSPIEALSHE
- a CDS encoding tetratricopeptide repeat protein translates to MRRLVLALTLLALWAAPGAAAPLSSSPSTPPSIPDEPSAPAPIGKAIEALRKGDADTAIRIARRFIVDQPKDAVGHEVLGAALAIKRSYPEAERELEEALKLDPSRSTAMMRLGLVAIERKDPKRAEDWFRKALAQAPGLAEARRGLAISLLRQGRVEQAVTEAREGVEQSRGQDPDAKYLLATVYHETGRPAEAEPLLAEVLAGKPDLQPALLLQGIVKLELGKVDEAAVLLQKASDRAPRSLWARLGLAVVKRVRGQLDQSRAELEGIVKDQPDWALAHLQLGQTLWLEAKREAAIRAFDQAEKTSPNAALTRLRIAKFFLSQGDIDRSIAKAQASLGTPLAPLARGFLAQAYFAKRQPDLAQRELEAAAAEWPQDPIWPLQLGRLHLSRGNAREALVQFESAAKLSPRAPDALAGQAQAYLALNQPADAVKAAQAALQVHNESAEAYLFLGSVYDRVGQSPGAAQAYQKVLERQPAHLGASLALAGLYNRTGRAGDAVKLLEDAANANPTSALPALDLALIYQKAGNDAASIAAYRQVLARDPNNTVAFNNLAYSLGKDPARLDEALEFAERAYRAAPRSPAIADTLGWLLYQKGGVLDRAEALLGQAAGGVPNDPEVHYHLGMVLAKQGKKEEARRELERALQSPGFPAADEARRTLESIR